Below is a genomic region from Ascaphus truei isolate aAscTru1 chromosome 5, aAscTru1.hap1, whole genome shotgun sequence.
GCCTCTTTTCTTCTGGACCGCACAGAACTGCAGGCTGTTAAGGCCCCAATGCCTTGCACTTCGAGAGACCGCAGCGACGGATGCAAGGTATAAGTATTGAGGCTCTGGCAGCGAGTGACAGGTACACTGCTTTTATACAGCTTGCAATCCCGTGGCTATGCCACACACTCCAATGAAGAGGCGGCATACCGATCGCCTGCCCTTATTTTTGGGACTATTTTTCCAGTTCCACCAATGTCTCCAATATATTATAATAAATCAATATTTTAGTCATTTTTTTTCAAGCTATATGCAGGAAACCTTAGTGGGCAGAGTTGGTGTGGCACAGATGACGTGCCTCATGTGTAGGAGCTCTAAGCCAAGGTACAGATAGAACTGCTGCAAAGAACTACTTCAACACAATAGTGAGCTAAACTTTACCAGGTTTTACAGCTAGGACCAATACAATGAGATTGTTCCAGTACCATTATTAGTTCTCGTGAAAACGATACAATATTGCAGGtagtaatacattttatattgcctTCAGAGACCACTGAAGGTGGCATTAAAACCTCATGCACAAACTGAATGAATGAAGGTTTATGCTGGTCCATTAAAAAGCTATTTCTCTAGACAACACACTAGTTTAGGGGACCGAGCAGTGGAATAAAATCTCATTTTACACAATAGTGTGGTGTCAATGTTACTAGATATTTACTCATCCTCTGAGATAAAGAGAATCCCTGAAGAAAAGATTGGTCCTAAGTTAACAATAAGTGTCTCTCACAAAACAAGTGATTACTACTTTCTTTTTCCCTAGTACTGTGAAAACCAACAAAGTGTTCGAGTTGCAAGTGGTCACTTATTCGCTTTTGCAAACAGCCTGACAAGTCAGAGCTCGCGACAAATCTCAGGCGTGTAACAGAAGTGCGTCCATTTCGGTGCTACGTTAAGACAGGACATGAAAAGGAGGCCAATTTGACTTGCTTTCACTGCACCACCATGATCTTCTCCAGCTACCCAGGTTAAGGCTTTTCCCCTTCCAGCGGTTCCTCGGCTCCTGGCTTACCTGTTTCCACCAGTGGCACGCAGCTTGATGTGAAGAGCTGTGATACCCAGTTCCTTGCACCTCAGGGCGACGTCTTGAGCGGCCAACATGGCAGCATAGGGAGAGGACTCATCTCTGTCAGCCTTAACTTTCATCCCACCTGTCACACGGCAGATGGTTTCCCTGGGAGCAGAGGGAGAAATTTGTGGATGGTTGCAGCCAAAATATCCAAACACAACAGACATTTGTTTAAACCCACTTGACTATAAAGACCTGCTATTGCTCAGCTAGCATGTCACCGACGAGAAGTTCGTCAACTCCTGGTCCAAGCACCAGTCCAATTTAATAATGCTAGAGTACAGTATATCACATTGCTCTTCTATACTGGCAATGCAAATGAAGATAATACATGCAAATTGAAAGTTAATCATCCTGGTTACTAAACTAACGTGTGATATTAgtttatttgtttaaaaaaaagcctAACCCTATCAATGCAATGGAATTTACCTAGGCATAGCTTGCATCAAGTACAGTCAGACCGTATGAAAAACTTACTTGCCAGACAGATCAGTCACATGTACAAAGGTATCGTTAAAGGAAGCGAAGATGTGGCAGACCCCAAACACATTCTCCCCTTCCGCCACTTGTGGCCCTAGGCTGATGACCTGCTCTTCCTTCTTTTCCTTACCCTTACGTGGAGCCATTTCTGgaaaggaaaaaacaaacaaacggtATCAGACAGCAGGTCCAGAAGTGCCAGGTGGACGCAAAACATCTAACGAATGTTAGAAAACTGATGATCACAGGTAAGAACCAGGGAAATGTAGGATGTTGAGCCCCTTCCAGTCCGAGAGGCAAAAAACACTCTACTTATTTCAAAGATTAAATGGAATAACTTCCATAGGGCAGAAGAACAGTGAGGTGTACACAGACTAGTTGTAACTGAACTAATGAGGCAATTACAGCTTTGAAAGGAAACAAAAACCATATCCCTatgaatatccttaaaaccgaaTGCTGCATAATGTTGAATATTGTCTTATATTTATAAACAGACTCGCCAAACCTTTGGGCCAGAACTACACATGTTCAATGTAAGGCATGTTATCAGTACATACAAATGAATCCATCTAGTATCCAGCAGTGAAATGAAACATGTATAAAAGAGAGGAGGGTGGCTGCAGTGATATCAGCACATGTCAAACTACAGAATATCAATTCTGCAGGCAATACAAAAGCTAGTCAAAATATTTTAATAACTAATAAATCTCAGAAGCTTTGTAAAGAGGGACAGGCCCTGTAAACCATTTCTCATTTAGAAACTTTGTGGGATATAGATTTACCAATTATAACCTAGAAATGAAAAATTAATAAAATCCAGCATTATGTTAAAAACCCAAAcagattaaaacaaaacaaagccCTGCTGTGCTTTTATTACAAATGTAAGGGCATAAATGATGGGAAATCAGGATACCAAACATACATAAAGAGGCTCTAAACAGGGGGCAGACAAGCATGCAGCCAACTCTGGGGTGGGTTTCCTGTTGCAGCAATGTCCTGCACAATGCTATTTCTTGTTggccaatatatattaaaataaaaagtatagaTTTATATATGGAGATTACTCAATTTGCCCATAACATCCCTGAACCACatcatgtctctcccccccccccccccccccatcaccatcCTTCCCCCAGTGACCCCCCAATCAGCCCCGACAAAATGTCACAAGAACAACCCTGAGCGCCATTACACACAGTCCTTTCCTCATACGCGTTAACTGGATCTTTATGATCTAAGAGCAGGAGTTCTCGTCCCAACGGTCTCAGGCTACGCGAGGCCGCGGCTGCACCAGGGCCCCCAACCCCCGGCACGAATTAAAGTGAAGTCTTTCTCTCCTTCGTACCACGTTCCCGCTCTCAATAATCCCTGATACCGGGAGGGCAACGCTTCGTTAACACCGGGGGACGGGGTAGAGGCGGCCGCACGTCGCCGTTTTTAAGGATTAAATCGGATTATCGGTGACGGCCCAACACTTACTGCTAACGTCTTCTCGTGGAGCCGCTACAGAAAAGGAAGGAGTTACGGCAGCGGGGGCAAAGGTCACTCTTCGCACCGGAAGTGATTGAGACGGGAACCTCCCAACGCAACAATAATATTAATGTTGACGGTGGCTCCTTAtctcaaatttaaaaaaaaacacctacaaTTAATAAATCATCACGGAGGGATCTGTATATCTGTTCATATAATAACATAAAAGAGGTTAAGACCATTACTGCCACGATTGCCCTTAACAAAGGTGGCGGCGCCCATGTCCTCCTGGTGTATCTGCAAGAGCTATTTGCCCATAACAAACATGGCGCTGAATATAGGCGTCAATGTTACAGGGAGACGCAAACTTGTATACATACAAATAGCAAGCGCGATAAAACCCTACAAGGATTCACATAACCTGGGTGttccaataaaaataataatagggTTATAGTATACACAATAAATGATCGCTCTTCTGTCACTGATGGAACGAAAAAGAACGAGCCCCTCTTTTCCTTTCCACTTTCTGATAGATTGCGTTCGTCTCTTTTGAACCCTTTCTCTGCTACAAAAAAAAAGAGCAGTAAGTCTGCGTTCAGACAGGGTGCGATGCAATGTGCGTACACGTTCGCCACTCTTTCGCTGCGTTCTATGGGAGTTTGCAAACAGAAAACgaccaccggcggcaaagtgcagcgttgtcaaTGCTGCAGTTGaaggagacaactgaagttgtgatttcacttttttttgtttttgttttttattcaatGCCTGAGTAGTCCCGCCTCCAAATCGGTTCATTCTGTCTTCTGGgcatgagcacacatcgcccagcaggcACAGACGGGGACGCGCCAACGCGCAGTTTCCTGTCTGAACTCAGCCTAAGATTATGAggtagctactacatcatgggtCCTCAGGACATCATAGCTACGTCTATAAGCAGTCAAAGAGTTAGTATGTATATACTTTATAGCACCTTTACTATTTGcacaaacattacaatgcaattaCAATACAGGGACTATAAGAATACAGGTGGGATActtacataaatgtaacattgggaAAACAGAGTCCCTGTCCTGAAAAGCGTACACTTCAATCGGCAGACAGAAACAGTAGCAGTAAATTTGAGTGCATTGGTTAGAATGCGTATATGAGTAGCTTAGTCAATAATAAGTGTTGACAGgtatccagtattgaaccggattgTCCTGTATTTGGCCACTCTGTTCAGTaaaaaatagaggtaatactggacatgtatgtccGGTCCGGTGTTACCTCTGGAcctagtgacctgactggcttggggggcaGCAGaaatttccctgagcagggctgttgctagaggtctgggcagcttcctccatcctgattgactgcattaccAAGCAGCATCCAATCCAGAaggtgcctgggggtggggccaaggaggagaaaacagcatggagcgaagagaggtgtgtgtgtgagcgaacACGCGTCTAGTGCATcgaacctttcaccattgtgtccaatatttttgataaacaatggaggaaagaaccccagtagagcactcatacactgtgttgagatgatggtgtaaatttaaaactaaactttattagacacacagtaaaacaatggggattaaaataggattaaactctgtatcactacgCTTAATTACCTAAGGGATATGATAGTCCCCAGGTAGGTAGTCGTTATTGAAGTGTTGCTTGAGTACACTAGCCCCCAGGCACCTTAATTAGGGAAGCCTGGGGGAAAGTTAGATTGAGGGATAAATACTATTCTTATATGGAATGCCAATTATATACTTGTAGTGCATTGGTCCAATAgtattgaaatgacactgctaatgGTGGGTTGACTGCACAGCCTGTAGTTAGCAATAGAGTGTCATTTAAATCTTGATAAGATAATGCACCTATGTTGCCGTAGGGTtaaatgcacagtgtaaattactgccccaaggatacacaacagctatagctctaggtcatattgttaagacctctagctctagctgatattgcacagtgtagttataataaagtgtgatgcacttctaaaacctgttgctaacTGCAGTAGGTGATAGATTAAATAGAGCACTGTATAGACAAATGGTGGCAGTTGCTATATAATCTGCCCCAGACCTGAAGGGTGTGCTATTTAACCATATAAGATTGTGAACTGACTTAATCAGTAGATTGAAATAAACATAATCTCTGATATAGAGCACCATGTGTATACTGATTGCTATACCTGGAAATCCCTGTATGGGAGTTACTGTGCAGAGTAGTTGGTGTATAAGTGTAAAAACAATTCAGCTCAGCAAGTGTAGAACATGAACAGTACCTTAACAGCCCTGATTAGAGCTACTCTGCTGTAACAGTGAATGGTAATGAGCAACATCACAGGTAAGTATACTCTACAGCTTGTCAGtatagtatagatatatataatccctAGAAAAGGAGGCTCCCTTAGACCATCGGGTAATACAGGAGTGAAAACTGTGCTCAGCGCTGCCTGCTCTGTCATTAAGCATAGATAGCAGCGTCTGTGTCGGAGGGCTCAGTGCCTGCACCTAACTGAGGAGTTCTGCCGACGTGCACGTTTCGCTAGTAGTGCTTAATCATGGCCAGTGTGGAGGGGAGATCCCATGAGACCTTGGGAGTATTTATAGCGCTGTTGGTTATGACCTAGAAGAGTAACCCTTCAGCCTGCACATGTGCCCCTAGTGGTTGTCAGTGCAGGAGCTTGTAATGctctctaaggctaaggccccgctcccagagtcagcgcgcccgcactgcagacaggcggggcgctgacatacacagaccgcgatatgcggtctgtagggagcgggagccggagcgggaggtgggcgggagtgggaggcttgagcgggagggggggcgtggcttgagcggagggacccgctactctcccccccctccctccacggctcgggtaagtaaagcaacacacacacagacagagacaggcactgacgcactcaggcacacacatacacacacacacacacacagacagaggcaggcactcacgcactcaggcacacacatatacacacacagacaggcacgcacgcactcagacacacagacaggcactcacgctgctgtcactccacactcctccccgctccccgaagcctctcctcccgaagcctcccctccccattggctcactgccacaccacgtgacgcgtcaacgctagggaacaccattctcttgtatcccatagcggctgacgcgccacagcgtgtagtaagctgtgcagccaggggggaccaggaccggctccgcaggattcccctgctgggggggaactcgcgtgtggccccccgcgccaccgagcgcagcgggaccgaggcctaaagcCTTTCTGTGTGCTTTGACAATAGGTGCTGGGTTGTATCTAATAAGTACTGTGGTTACAATGTTAACCATACACATTGTAGCTTGTGGATCTCAACTGTTACCACTGGTAATTTCAAATGAATAAATGGATAATAACAATACTGTGTCAGGTTTGTGTGTCATTATTGTAATGTTGTTAGCCTAAACTTGAATTGCAATTTATATTTACTGGCAAATGTACTGTAGGAGGTGAGACACTAGTAAATGCCAAACCATATCATGATGACAGTTATAGGATGGTTATAGTTATAAGAAAGGACTGAACATGAaaccttcatttaacccttttggtgaaagtgcttgcagggtatagatccaACGTGACTCTTTTTGTAAGAGGATCACGTCAATATCCCCTTTCCTTTGGCCCAATGAGAATTGATCTTTGCCTCTGAAGGACATAACATTTGTGTCACCATTATGGCAGTTGTTGACATGCCTTGACACCGGGGTGTCTGTTTTGTTTCTGATTGTGCCTAGGTGTTCAAGTACACGTTGTTTAAATTGTCTTTTAGTTTTACCGATATAGATTTTACCACATCTGCACACACCTTGATAGATTACTCCAAAGCTTTGACAGTTTATGAACTTCCTTATTTGGTACGTTTTAGTATTGTCCCAGTTATGGAAGGTTTTCGTTGTAGTGACATTTTTGCATGCTTTGCAGTGTTGGCAGGAGAAACTACCCTGGGGTTTTGGTGGTAGCCATGTGCGTAGTGGTGACTCGGTAAAGTGGCTGTGGGCTAAGAGGTCTTTTAGATTATGTGCTCGCCATAGAAGGGTAGGCAGGGATGACATCTTTGATGTCCTGATCGGCTTgcagaatgtgccagtgttttttgAAAATATTTTGGGCCAAATGCCATTGCTTATTATAAGTGCCAAAGAACCTTATCCCCTTTTGATTGTATGTAAAGGTTTTGTTGGTAAGTAGGTCTCTTCGCTCAGAGTATTTTGCTCTTTTGTAGGCTGTTTTGATACTCTTGTTGCTATAGCCTCTCTCTTTAAATCTTTGGCTCATGGCTTTGGCCTGAGTTTCAAACTCTATGATGGTGCTGCAGTTTCTCCTTAACCTAAGGAATTGGCCTACAGGTATACCTTGTATCAACGTTTTGGGATGGTGGCTAGAGGCTTCTAGCAAGTTATTGGTGGCTGTGGGTTTCCTATCAACAGTGGTCTCTATGAGGTTATTGAGCCCTCTTGAGATTCTTAGGTCCAGGAAGCATATTGATTGTTTGTCATGCTCCAGAGTTAGATGTAAATTCAACTGATTACAGTTGAGATTATTGACAAACTCTTTTAGGAATGTTGCTGAGCCTTGCCAGAGAATGAGCACGTCATCTATGAAGCGTGTCCATAGAAGTACATGTGACGTGAAGTGTTCTAATTCTTCCGTGAATACATGCTTGgcctcccaccatcccagatagagattggcataggatggGGCACATTTCGTGCCCATTGCCGTCCCTTGTGTTTGATGATATATCTTATTGTCGAACAGGAAATAATTCCTTGTCAGGACAAATGTTAGGAGTTCTAACACAAACTTTCTGTGGGTGGTATAGTGTTGGCACCTTTTTTGGAGAAAGTTTAGATTGGCTTCTAGGTTTTTGTGATGGAGGATACTGGTGTATAAGCCCTCCACATCTAGGCTCACCAGTATAGTGTCCTCATTAATAACTATACCCTACAATCTTTGAAGGACATCCTTGGTGTCCTTGATGTAGGATGGGAGTGATGCCACATAAGGCCTCAGCACCTGATCAATGTAACTGCTGGCATGTTCTGTCAAATTTCCGACCCCAGAGACAATCGGGCGACCGGGTGGTGGCACTTTTTGTTTATGTATCTTGGGTGCACTGTAAAATGTTGCTATTCTGGGGTTTCTTGTGAGGATAAAATCGTATTCTTGTTGACTTATGACCTTGTATAGTAGGCCTTTGTCCAGGATGGAGCGCAGTTCTAGAATATAATCACTGGTTGGATCTTTGTCCAGTATTTCATAACATGTACTGTTAGACAGCAACCTGAGTTTTTCTGTTTTACAGTCCAAGGTATTCATTATGACTAGGTTGCCACCCTTATCTGACAGTTTTGTTATGTTGTCATTTGACTCCAATTCCTTGAGAGCTGTTATCTCTGGATATGTGAGATTATCCAGTATCTTAAACTTGGGTAATGACTCCAGGTCCTTAGTGACAAGGTCACAGAATACATCTATATTAGCAAACTGTTCACTAAAGGGTAAGAATTTAGACTTTGGTCTGAGATTTGTAAAGGGCCCTTCACCTGGGGTCTTGTTTGACTCTTTTAAGAGAGATGTAAGGTTATCAAGTGTTTCAGTGTCTAAGAGGTTGAGGGGTGGAACATTCATAGCCATTGCTATCATTTGTTTATGCAGATGAAAGAATTTGTGTAATTTTAATTTCCTAGTAAAGAGATTGGTATCCTTTACCCATTCAAAGGTATCAATATTGAATGAAGGGGAAAACGACAGTCCCTTGTTAAGTACCTTTATGTGTTCTTTGTTCAGTGTGAAGTCAGACAAATTGACTATTATGGTTTTATCAGTGGTTTCTGTTAGTAAGGTAGCTGTTTCTCCCTTGGTTTGCTCCGTTGGGGTTGGGGGTCCTTGCTCCTTAATACCTAGACCTTTTCCTCTCCTTGTTTTCCTCTTACCTTTGAACCCCTTCCCCTGTTTTCTGTTGTTCTAAAACATGTGGAACCTGGGGTGATGGGGCTAAAGAAGATGTTCCTTCACCTAGAATAAGTCTTTCCTCATCCGTGTCAAAATTAGTCCAGTCAGTGGAGGAGTTAAGACACTATACTGtctgtttttgtgttgttttcttAGATGGTTTGGCAAATTTATACCGAAATATTTTCCCTTCTTGGAAGTCTTTTGTGTCTCTTACAAATTTTCTACGTTTCCTCTCTTTTAAATCAGCTGTGAACTTGTCTATGTTGGATTTAAGTCTGGACTCTAGGTCACCAAACTTTGGGTCAGATCTCCAATTATCAACCTCCTTCAGTTTTAGCTCTCGCTCTGTGTTCAGTGTGGTATTTTGtacggtggattgagtgagagtggggtaattgacggaaggtagggcctagtgagagaagggaggggctAGTGAGAAGGGAGGGGCTAGTGAGAAGGGAGGGGctagtgagagaagggaggggcgagtgagagacgggagggagtgagtgaggaaaagagggagtaagagtgagacgcaagagataaatacatgcaaggcggcagggaggagagttagtgagacggatgggagagaaaCACATAGGTAgattgtgggaaatagaggtggctcgtgaggtgtgaaattttgtgactgacccctgtcgaacctaatatgtgtcagccagataggggctccccgagatttttcgaaatacttcaagggttcctccaaacaaaaaaggttggtaatCACTGCTCTGAGCAAAGAAGAAATGTGGCATTTAATGGGGAGCCAGCAACTATGTTCACGAGGAGAGAAGCACAGACCGATCAAGAGGAGAGTGAGGTTCTCTCTGCTGCAGCATTTTGAACACATTGAAAAGTAGCATGATCTGGTTAGCAGTGGTTACCGTATAATCATTTATCTTTTTGTGCGGAGTATGTTACATATAGGATCCAGTGAATGCCTtcatttgtgatttttttttttttaatcacaggtgtgtgtaaaaaaacaaaaaaaacataatatagaAATGAACCCCTCCACTATTTGCTTGGAAACTGTGTGCAATATGGTTTGGAAGCTTGATGCGTTCAAAATATTTAATTTAATAAAttactcttttttttaaatttcccggtcATAAATTACTTTCGTCATATTCCACTGTAATATCCTTCAGCATTTTATGATTTTAGAGAAATCATATGCGTCTGTCCAAATCACTGCAGTATTCTTATCATACCAATATATCACGGATGTAGTAGGTACATGCACAAGCTCTTAGGGGGTAAATTCACTGTCTTCTGTACGTGTTTGAGCACCACTCAAAGTCCGTGGCAATTAACGGGGGTTCTCGGTGCAGTAAACCAGGcgtgctcaactccaggcctcatgCAACAGGTCaagttgtaaggatatccctgcttcagcataggtggctcaatctttgacggagccacctgtgctgaagcagggatatccttaatatctGACCTGTCGTGGGGGTGAGGGGGTCATAAGGTctgaagttgagcaccactgTGAGTAAAACATATTGGAGTTAATATTTGCATTGGGTTAGGAAATCCTCTTAATTATTTTtccaataaagaaaaaaaggaagTATTTTTCCGTTAATTTCTCTCATCGATAAGGAGAGTTTTACCCGTTGTTCAATATTTATAGTAACAGATAAATACACATTGTATTGCTTTTCTATGGTAGCGATCAACTGTTTGTTATTTTGAAGGTCTCCCCACTCACATTGATCAatccaggggaaaaaaaaaaaagtagttaaaccagatttttttttttaacttataaaATGTGCCCCTCATAACAAAATGCTTTCACAATATTTATTTAACTCATTTTGTTGAATCTTTTAAAACTTGATGTTATCGTTAATCAAACAGCGACCAATACGATTATACTCATTAAAATTATTATAGTGTTCCCATTAAAGATAAAACCTTATTTTctgtcctttttattttttataaaaggcAAAATATAAATTGGTAACAATTTTGGGAGGTCTTGGACCCCCTCCTCCTTAGTTTAAGCTCACCCGTCCCACTTAAAAAGTGGGTCCTGGAACACACATGTACATGAACAACATTAAGAGATGTCTTCctaccaggggaggggggagatacatTTGCTGCTACAGAGCATGACAATAGCACCTACAGTACAAATACATCAGACAGTATAATATTGATAGTGTAAGACCTACTGAAATGTGTCTAACGTGATGTGGTTGTAGGCTTGAAATATTTTGCCCAAAGTATGTTTATGAAGacaatatagataaaatacatattaatacACTAAAGGATTTGTGAAgttggatgttgcattggggcCTTTTTGACATatagtgggtttactg
It encodes:
- the RPS14 gene encoding small ribosomal subunit protein uS11 — its product is MAPRKGKEKKEEQVISLGPQVAEGENVFGVCHIFASFNDTFVHVTDLSGKETICRVTGGMKVKADRDESSPYAAMLAAQDVALRCKELGITALHIKLRATGGNRTKTPGPGAQSALRALARSGMKIGRIEDVTPIPSDSTRRKGGRRGRRL